AAGCCAGTGCAGAATAAGTATTTAGAGAGGGAAGCCTTAACCCATGAATAGAAACAACAAACAACATAAGAATAAAACTAGACAAACTACTCAAAAAATACGTTTCAACCCAAGATAAATTAGAATAAGCCAATTTAAGAACAAAACCCCACAAACCCCAAAACAACAAACACAAAACACTATAAACCAACCACCCCTCCATACCATACCTCACCACACACAATCACCTAACAATAAAAATCAACAAAACAACTTAAAAAACACAACCAAAAACAATGATAAATATGTCTTATCATCCACTATATCACTGAAACAATTACATTCCATATATTCCTTTCAATTTCATTTTTGTAGCGGAGATTTGCGGGGAACGCGGGCCCGCCGGGATTTGAACCCGGGATCTCCGGCTCCGGAGGCCGGCGCCCTATCCAGGCTAGGCTACGGGCCCACATAATTAGTTATTATAATACTAGGATTTATTGTCTATATTGTTTTGCTGGAATCACTTCTACTTAGTCTCCGCTTATTTTTAATTTGTCTCCTCTAATAGAGTGTTTTTACGGGGTTTCATATATTATTTCTCCATAACATATATCTTTGTTCTAATGCTTGTTTTCCTATTATTTTCTATATTATTTGTATTAGTATTATTGCTGCGATTATGATTAGTGATGTTAGTGTCAGTATTAGTGTTATGCTGGCTACTAGTTCTGGTTTCCAATTGTATACTTTTGCTATTACTGTGTTCATTACTGCTGGGGGCATTATTGAGAGGATCATTATTTCTTTCCAGTATAGATTGGGGATTGTGAGGAATAATAGTATTGTATAGTGTATTAGTGGGCTTGCCAGGAATCTCCATAATCCTGTGATGTATAATGCTTTCATGTATTGTTTCACATGGGCTAGTGTGAGTGGTAATGTGTATCCTAATACATATACTGCGCTGTAGCTTAGAAGACTATGCGTATAAGCTGTAATAGGTGTTAATACCTGGTATTGTTCATATATTGTATAATGTATAATTGTTCCAGCTATAAAACCATAAATTACCGGTATTTCAAGAATAGATACCAAAATATTTTCCCTTCTAGCAGCAAGTAATCCAGCAATAGTTATGTGTAGAATGAAAATAACTAAACTATACATTGCAGCTGCGGATATATCATTAAACATTATTAGCAGCACGGGGAATCCAAGGAAGACATTGTTCTGGAAAATACTAGTGATTACTACTGAGTTTCTAAGCTCATGATCATGGTTTAAAGGTATTTTTAAGAGAACCACTACGCTGATCACTACATAAATGAATGCTGTTAACGCTATATTGATATCTGCTAATTCAACGCCTCTACTCGCAAATGTATCTAGGAAAACAATTGGTAACAATATATAGTAGATGAACTTGTTTAAAGCATTCATAAATGAATTAAATAATTTATTATTACCCATTAAAACCCGGGATAATACTCCTAAACCTATAAATCCAAATAGGAGAAACACAGTAGTAAGCGGGTCCATATAAAATGCTCCTCTGAACCTATTACTTGATTTCTACTAGTTTTAGTTCGTCTCCTCCCCACAAAGTGATCTTTTCAGGGGTCTCATATACTACTCCACCACTGGTATCCAGAACCCTTATAATGGCCTCCATTGGTAGTTCATCAAATAATACTTTCACACCACATATACCCCCTCTAGAAATACATATCTTCTTATTTCCACCACTAGGCAATACTTCCACTGTGTAGTCTTCTGGAACTCCTTCGAAGAACACCTTATCACTCATTACATGGTAAAACTTATCCTTAGGAATAACTCCTGCTTCTCCTTCTCGGGGAATCCATCCAAGAACTGCTTGTGCAAAAGCGTATCTGTTATAGAAATAATATTTCAACCTATGATAACCCTTGCTGAGAGGAATAGGTTCACTAACATATGTAGTGGGCGGTTGGTCCTTCCAAGCATCAATTAATAGTTTTCCATCAATCCATACACGACTACCATCATCAGTTGTAACATAGAATCTATAAACACCTGGTTTATCAATATATATGAAGCCTAGCCACGCAACTGCAAAGAATTCTGCTGGGACGCCTGGTGCTGGATTACTCCACCAGGTATAGTTTATCCATGGAGAAACATCTTCTCTAATAGGTTTAAGTAATAATAGATCATCCGGTGGATTAGAGCCTTCCCAACGATAATAGAGAGTCTTCAGCCCCCTTAACAACCCCTCCTTAGTCTTGATCAGTGCGAATCTTCCCATAAAACCACCATTTACTTGTTCAAATACAATATATAATCGGCTATAAGTATTTAAACAATCATTACACAAAAAGAACCCGTGGAGTCTACGCGGTTTGAAACGTAAAATAGTGTTTGAAGTAATAATAGATAATGATTCCGCGAAGTGTATGGCAGAGTATCATCCTAGAGGATATATGAGGGCTAAACATGATCACCTAGATATCGGTCCTGAATGCAAGGTGCTCAACACATTATTCGTGTTGGCGAAGAATAGAGGTGTCTCATTGAAATGTCTAAACAGGAATGGGTGCTTATCAATTATTGTTCCTGAAATAAATTATGAAGCATTAATATGTATTCAAAATTACCGGGTTAAATGCAGGAATAGAATATACTTAATGATTACTCGGAGAGGAAACCTATATATTCCTGTAACACTCATTAAGGCCTAGGTAATAAGAAATATTGACTTGGAACTATATGTTTAAAACTATAATTCCTAGGTAGCCATAAATGTTTTCAAAAACATCAACATAATATGGAGAACAACTCTGTAATATTAAAACTTGTAAGAGGCGAGGCTATTATGGTAGTAATAAATGCTGGGCTGGTAAAGAAAATTGTAAATGATAAACCTTTATTGAGGAAAGCATATGAGGCACTAATTAGTGATCCAGAGGTTCAAGCACTGTGGGATATGTCTAATATAATGGCTGTTAAGCGGCTGAAATACAATGATCATGGCCCTGTCCATGCACAAATAGCTGCTGGCGCATCCCTTTATCTTTACCAACTACTACTCAATGCAGGAGTTGGGTCAACGCTTATCAGGGATAAAGTAGTAGATGATCCTGAGCAGGCATGGATTGTGCCACTATATGGAGCCCTACTACATGATATAGGTAATTCTATACATAGAGACCTGCATGAAAAATTAGGAGCATTGCTTGCTAAACCAATAATTGATAGAGCATTAGAGAAGATAATAGATGATCAAAGAACAAGGATAATGTTGAGACAAGAAATAATGCACAGTATATTCTGCACAGCATATGATGCTGTCTGCCTAACAGTTGAAGCAGGATGTGTTGGTGTTGGTGATGGCCTAGACATGGCTGAGGGAAGAGCCAGGGTTCCCTATCGTTTAGGAGGAATATCAATACATAGCGTCTCAGCGTTAAGCATTAAGAAGGTAGAAGTAGTGCCGGGAGAAAAAGTACCGATAAAGATACTGGTACACATGAGTGAGAGAGCAGGCATATTCCAAGTAGATGAGGTCTTGATGCCAAAGATAAAAACAACTCCTCTAAAAGACTATGTCGAAGTATACGCTATCGTTAATGGAGAACCATTGAAAACGTATACGCCTAGGAAATAGATTAGAAGGTATAGATTTGTTTTCATGGGAATACCTGTTATCTTAGTAATTAAGAATGGTTATTCAGATTCTCCTACTAACTCGTATTTATAAACAGTTTTGCTGGGTTTGCATTGGAGTTCTTCAATACATGTATGTGGATCAAGAAAATATAGTTCATTACAATCAGCTAAAACTTTAACTCTAGCTCTACTCGAGAAAAATATTTTCTTAGCCTTCAACTTATTGATTAATGCATGTTTTAGAAAAGTGGAAAATAATAGAGCATCATAAATAATTACTGGGTGTTTTCCACCTAGCAGATATGCTTCTCTAGCTTTTAGCTCATCTATAATGAGTGGGGTATTGTCGGTTTTTAATATAATATTTTCTCCTACAAGCTTCTTTATCCTACCCCCACCTATAACTAGTAGGTTTTTAGTTATCAATAGGTTTTTCACATTAACAAATCCTATAACTGTTAAATGTTTTGTATTTATATAGACGCTTTTAATACCTCCTATAACATGTGCTTCATCTAGTTCTAAATGATCCCTGTCTACATAGCCGATTAGGGATTTTATTCTCAAATTCTTCCTCCATAAAAATCCTATCTATTAAAGATATTAATGTTGTAGAGAGAATAAATCATTAATGTGGAATACAGTCTTAGCATGATAGTCGATCTAGTTTTAGAGGTGCATCTATTATTGGAGGTTATAGGTGTAGATACTAGGATAGCTGAGAGAATGGCTCGAATTCTTTCAAAGATGAAGGATAGATTAGAGACTTTGAATTTATTTGATGAAAGATTCTATCCATCTAGAAGGGATGATAGAGAAAATGTTCTTAGATACTTTATTGTAATGGTTGCAATGGATCACAGGCTTAGTAGATTTGGTAAACCCTATGAGGCATGCTTACCAAATGATGATTGTTATCATGGAGCAGACCTACTGTATAGGCTTGGAAAAATAAAATACGATAATGATCCAGGCTTTTTCTCTCCGGAAAACCTCTCTAAAATCACTATTGATGATGTGAAGAAATGGCTAAGCATTGGAGACGCTGAACCACCTGATCCGGATATTAGGGCTTTTCTCCTAAGAGATCTGGGTGTGAAATTGTTGAAGCTATACAATGGCAGTGTGGAGGAGTTATTAGATAGAAGCAATAATTTGATCCATGGAACAATTAATGAACCAGGCTTAGTGGATAATCTAAGAGTGTTTAGAGCATATGAAGACCCTGTTGAGAAGAAGCCTCTTCTCTTCGCAAAATTCATTATTGCAAGGGGACTATTTAGTCCTAGAGATAGGCTTGATCCTATAATTGATAACCACTTATCTAGAATAGCTTATAGGATAGGATTAGTAATGGTTTCCGGTAACCTGTGGAATAAGATCAGGAGGGGAGTAGAGGTTGATAGGGAAGAAGATATATTGTTGAGGCTAAATATTCGTAGAGCTTATCGTATCGTAGCCTTGAAGTCCGGAATAGATCCTGGAGTAATAGATGATTATCTATGGATTATGGGGAGGAAGATTTGTTTAAGAGATAAGCCTCCCCTATGCGATCAATGCTTGTTTAAACAAATATGTATGGCTAGAAAGAACAGTAATTTCATGGTAAAGGAACACATATATTATAATACATGGTACTATTGAGAAATTATAGGTGAAGGATGAAAGAATGGAGGAGAAAAAGCCAAGCCTTAAAGACATATTAAAACTGCCTAAGCTTGAACGACTTGTAATGGATTATTTCCTGAAACATATTAGTGTTGGAGAAATAATAGCTATTATTGAGTTAAGAGAAGAGGTTAAGAGGCTTAGAGATCCCGATCTTGTCCCTGAATTCGATGACGTAATTATAGAGCTCGAGATTGGAAGAGCTATTAATAAGTTGTTACGCAACAACTTCTTAGAGTATAGGAGTGGATGCTATAATTTAGCGCCTCATCTAAGGGAGGAGTTGAAGAAGAAGCTTGGAGAACTAAGACCTGGTTTCCCAAAGCATCTTGAAGAGCTTATTAGCTAGTATACAGGCTTATAAGCAATATAACCTTGTGCTTTAACCCTATATACTACTGGGTGAAACCCTGCTAAGCGAAGTCTTTCACCTATGCCTTTAACAATGCTTGGACTACCGTGTCTCCGAGGCTCTCCTGTGTAGTGATAAAATATTCCTCCAGGCTTAAGTACTCTGTAAAATTCCTTGTAGAGATTTAACCCGTATAAATCCCCTGTTCTCGTGGAAAATCTTGGGGGGTCATGTATTATTTTATCAAAATAGTTCTCATCAAAATACTGGATAACATCAATTATGTTGCCCCGTATAATTTTTATTCCATTATTTGATAATCCATGGCTCCAAGGATTATGTTCTGCTACCCATATAATATTAGGATCGATCTCTACTGTATAGATTGTTCGAGCACCCCGTAGATATGAATGTATAGCTGTGTATCCGAGACCCATACAAGTATCTAATACTCTGTCTCCTCTTCTCACTTTAGCAGTTCTAGTTTTTATCCTTGAATCACTCCATGGATCAATCCCTATTATTCTATGCATGTGTATGCCATTAATTTCAACTGTGGGTGCTTTATCTATACCAGTGGTTTTCAATTTATAATAGTTTCCATCGTCTCTCCTAACAACTTCATATATTTCCCCATTGTCTCTCCTATATACCACTACTCTATCAGGTTCAGAAGGGGTTACTTCTTCCAAATAGATCTTGTGTCCATTTATTATTAGAAAACCATCATAGACTCTGATCTCGTCCCATGTAAGTCCTAGATCAAAAGTTGCTTCAACTATACCTCGACTACGCCATAATAAGTCTATGAGAGGCTTGGTGAACCAATAAGCTTTAACAGGTTTGAACATGCATTCTTCCATATTCTTCATATTTACTCCTTCGTTATCTCCTCTATTTTATTAATACTCTGTAATGGTATATATCTGACACTACACCCCATTGATCTAAGTTTTCTGTCTAGTTCAGCTATTCTACCACTATAACCACTAACAAAGAATATTTCTATACATTTACCCTCATAATGTGTATGATTATAGCTTTGAATAATATCTTTGAATTTATCGATCACTATACTAGGTGAGACGTTTTTCTCTTTTTTAACAACTATTATGAAACCAGTGCATTTATGTGGAATCATGTAGTGGAGATGATCGTGTAGATATGTTCTTAGAGCTTCTGCAACAATACTTGAGCGATCAGAGCCTGTCAGCTCCGCAAGCTTATCCAGTGCATCAGCTATATCCGATGGTATTGATACCCCGAATCTTCTCTTACTGCTCATCTCCTACCGCCTATTAAGGCTACCAAGTAATATATTAACAGTATTAAGCCGGTTAAACCTGACGGTGCTAGATCAAATATTATGCCCAGATGTAAACCTATCAAGGAAGCCGTTAAAGCTGTTAATACACTTATCTTAAGAGCTTGGTTAGCGCTTCTAGCAGATGATAAAGCAATACTTGCCGGTAAAAGTATTAATACATGTTCTAAAATATAACCTACCATTCTAAGTAATCCAATAGCTGTTAATCCTAGTAATGTAAAAACAACTAGATCATAGATCTTCACATTTATTCCAGCTAAATATGCTGATTCACGATTTACCCCAATAGATAATTGCTCCCTATATGTTAATATAATGAGTAATCCAACTATAGCCGCAATTGTTAGAGCAACGAGTGCGTCAGAAAAACTTGTAAGCAATGGATCGCCTAGAATAAGCGCTGTAAGATCAAATTCTATGGGATAATTAACTAATACGTAATAAGCAAAAATAACGCTGCCAGCAGCAGCGAATCCTACGAAAACAGCTGTCGCTATATCTGTATTTATTCCTTTATAGATGCTGTAGCCGACAATGTATATGAGCAGTAAACCTATAATAATAGATAAGATGAACTGTGCACCACTAAATAAGTAGTATGCGAGAGGAATAGATAAGACGACAGCGAATAATGCTGCGTGCGGCGATGCCCCCGCTAAGAAATATAGTTTCCTAACAGATACGATATTACTCATAAATCCATAAGCTATTCCTGCAGAAACCATTACTATAACCCATACAGGATTATAAACAATGGATAAAAGAATCCCGTATAGTATAATTAATATTATTAATACAATGTATAGTTTATCCTTCATTATGGATTCCTCCTAATTATTTCATAAATAGTTAGAGCAGCTATAATTGAGCCTATTATGAATAGAACCAAGTCATAATAATATTTAGACAAGAAAATATTTGTTCCAGCTATACTGCCGGACGAAGTATTACTGCTTATATTAATATTAATAAACGATTTATTCTCGGATAAACCAATTACTTCTTTACTTATAACAGCTAGTTTAGCTGGAATAGGTTGTTGTGTGAGGGGTGAGGGCACATGTATTATGGGGATAGAGTATTTATTCGCTAGTTCGAGTAGTTTCTTCGATGCTTGCGATACAGCTGGCTCTGTTACTATTGCTGCTTGTATCGTCTTGTTTTTTATGCCGTTTTCAACATTTATGAGGTCTTGAGGAGTCATTTGTACACCGTGCTCTTTTATCAGGAGATATCTAATATCGATCCCGAGCCATTCAACCGAATAAACAGTTACAGGAGTATCTGCTACACCAACAATGTTTAACTGAGGGGTTTCAGCAATAATACTTGATACATTTTTAATTATTTCCTTTGCCTTATTCAAATAATATGTTTTATACTCTGGATTTAGCTCGCCCATTTTTTGTGCAACATATTTTATGAATACAATATAATTGAATGGATCATAGATGATCATGTGATAACTAGGCATATGGGTGGCTGGGTTTTCACGAATAATTATTCCTGGAATATACGGTATTTCTACTAAGACTCCTTTAAGTTTCCCCTCAACATAGAGGTCATGTATTCTCTTCTCAAATGGTGCATGTGCAAGAGATATTATTATATCTGCTTTCTCAAGATCCTCCACGTTTTTAGGCGTTAAACTATATTCATGGGGATCTATTCCCTGCGGAGCTACGGATACTACTTGGTCATTGTCAGCAGTTAATTGTTTAATATCGCTGATAAGATTAGGGAATGATACCACTATGAATAATCCTTTTACAGTATTAATGCTGTGGATGTTGATGCTATAGACTGGTATGGTATTGAATAGTAAAGCTGTTGTAATTAATAGTATGGCGATGTATGCTTGCAATAGCTGTATCTTCATCGTAAAACACCCTTTATTACTAAAGTGTGCACAGAAATATATATTTATCCCTCATGACTGTGCATAAAAAATGGGGAGAAAAATGGTGAGCATTACAGTAGAAAACCTAACAGCTGGATATGGCAAATATATTGTGCTAAAAAACCTATCATTTAAACATGAAGGACCTGGATTGATACAAGTGCTGGGACCCAATGGTGCTGGTAAAACAACACTACTTAGAACAATTCTGGGATTAATTAAGCCTATGGAAGGGAGGATAACTATAAATGGCGAGGATGTGACAGGGAATCCGAGTAGAGTCGGGAAATATGTTGGATACGTTCCTCAAACAACCGGGTTATCGGAGCCGGATTATCCATTAACAGTTATGGAGCTTATAGAGTGTTGCTATGTATTAAGAAAGCCTTGGCCAAGAATGCTTGTTAAGAGCAGGGAAAAAGAACGTATTATGAAAATCCTTGAAATGGTTGGTTTACCACGGGAAGTATGGGATAAGAATTTCTGGGATCTCTCTGGGGGTCAGAAGCAGAGAGGCTATCTTGCTAGAGCATTAGTTCATGATCCATTAATACTATTAATGGATGAGCCGTTCTCAAACATTGATCCAAATGGTAGAGTAGATTTAGCGGAGCTGATAGGGAAGTTGAGTAGGAATAAATTAGTTATTGCGACAAGCCATGATCCAATGCTTCTGTTAAAGTATACAACGAAAATACTATTGGTTAATAGGGAAACCTATGTTTATGGTTCGCCAGAGGAGGTTTTGAGGAAGGATATTGCTGAAAAAATATATGGAAAAGCAGTATTAGAGGTTAGAGAGCATATCCACATTATTGATTCTCATCGTTAATAACTAGTAATCTATAATGTAGGCGGTGCCGAATTTTCCAAGCCTTACTTTATCACCAGGCTTTCCACTTACTGGAATAATTCTTGTTGATAACGGTTTTTGTTTAACCATCCAGACACTATATGTGTCTAGCAAGAATCTCCACAGCTTCTCCTGATCACGAGGTACTACCAGCATATCTGGGCCTGCTACACATGTGGTTGTATATAATAATAGATGGTGAGCTTTCAACAAGCCTTTTCCACCGGCATCTATTAATACGGAATCCTCTGCATATGGTAGCATTACTTCATTGTATCCCTTCGCAAAACCTATTCTCCTTGAAACATTCTTGATTAAATCGTTAAGTAAATATACTCCGTAATTAAACCCTGGTGTGAGCAGTTTATAACCCATAGTCTCTATTAAGTCAACAACGCTTTTCTCCATCCATGGAGAAATACTATAGTCAACAACGAATCTATAATGGCCAATACTTATGTTTCGCAATGTATTGATGATCCCAGATATTTTTTGGGAAATCCTTTCCTCGACTGCTTTTAATGAGTGAGTCTCCTCTATTATTCTTTTAATAATGTGTGGGTATAGGAAAGCTATTCCTAACCCTAGTTCTCCACTACTAGTTGAGTCGGGAAAATACGGTGTCTCCAACGGATCTTTATGGTATGCAATAGATACTCTAGTAGCTAGTAATGGATCCTGATCAGCCAATGAAATAATGAGTCTCGATAATTTATATGAGTACTCCACAGGGTTCCTATATAATCCATATATTGGGAAATAATATCCTCTACTAGTAATATCAATGGCTAATTCTTCATCAATATCTTCGACATCTATTGCTCCAACTGAGAGGAGAGTATCTTTAACATCTATGCTGTCTAGTATCTTTTTTATGAGATCAATGCTTAGCCTCGGCAAGGATATTCTTGTAGTAAACACTTCATAGCCGTTTTCCTCAAAGCTCTTCTTAACTATTCCAAGCATATCTTTAGCAATATTTATTGATTCTAATACCTCATCATATGCTTCTTCTTTAGGCTTATAAGCAAAAACTGTTATCGATCTAATAATAGGCTTCAATATGCATCCCCGCATTTTTATATTAAAAGTGTTGCTTAAATCTAAGAATGATCTTGGGGGATATTAAACCCTATTATTAATGAAGTTGATAAGCTATCTTAATATATCTTATTTATTGACAACTATTATAGGGGTTGGAATTGTTACTGAAAATATTCAGGGGCAACATATTTGTTCATGATACTTATGTCTTCATTAATATATTTACATCTTCGCTTCTTAAAGAAATTCCTTTCCTTTATGCACCATTGAGTATTATCGATAAAAAGAAGAGAACGCGGACAGTTGAGATTTTATTATCAACACCTACTTCTGGAGAAGATGTTAGAAATGTTTTGAAGGATAAGTTTTATGATAGAATTGAGAGAATTAGGGAGGAAGGAGTAGATCTGGAGAGAGCTAAGCAATTGTTATCAAATGTTAAATCATATCCTAGCATTGAATACATGTTTAGAGCTTTTCCACGGGAACTTCTGGAATATTTTGTTAAAAACAACTATATATGGTTGATCCCATTTAAGGAGATTTATAGATTAATTACCGACGGCAAGATCATCGAGATCCTCTATAGATCCCCTATACTAAATAATAGAAGAATTGTTAGGCTTAGATATGATCAGGAGTTATATGAATTACTTAAAACACTCTGCATATTCAATAATAATCCTCGTTGTTGAAGGTGGATATTTATGTCTATAGATAATTTATTATCTGAAAGAATACGTTCAGGTAATTTTTCGATAAAAGATTTAGAGGTTCTAATGGAATCCATTGATAAGTTAAAGTTTCAACCATTAACTGTGAGAAATATGTTTCTCAAGGTTTTCGAGTCAAAGGAATCTATTCATAGATTGTTAGAACTAGTTCTTAGCGATCCAGATAGTTTTTATGAGTTATTATCAAGGTATCACGTATTAGTTGAGAATACTGGCACAGTTCTATATAAGGCATATATAGTTTCTGCATTGAAAAAATATGGTTTAAACCCTAAGCCTGCACCATTAATTGAGAAAGCAATATATTCTCTCATAGAAGCACATCATTATATCTCACTATATAATCCATTAGTTATGCTATATATTGCTCTTAACAAGCCTAGCTCTCTGAGAAACGCAGTGATTAAGCCTATGGCTGATAAAATAGAACTGTATGAGGCTAATCCCAACTCTAGCAACCTATATGTTTTCAGAGACGCAGTATTGTTTATATCAATAATAATTGATCCTCAAGGAGTGATTCCTCTACTATATAATGGATACGAATATGAATGGATAATAGACCTTATCGAAAAATCTGGGATCAAGGTTTTGGAGCCTACAAAGAAGCTCATATTGACAAGCTATCTTAGAGTATTAAAAGGACTTTCAGAATCACTCCGAGCAATTACCCGAGGTCTTAATAGCCTTGAGAATTTTGAGAAAGATCTCTATTATATTGGTAGCGCTAGAATGGCGGTAGAAGTTTTGGAAACATATATAGAATTCACTAGATCATACTCTGAGAAAAGCTTGAAGAGAATAATTAGTTTAATGAATGGATTAATAGGAGCAGGTTTCAGCAATGTCTACGAGACTATAACATATATTCTTGGAAAGGAACTGGATTCTGCAGCATTCATTCGATCAAATAAATACTTATTAACAGCATTCCTACTTGAAATGAGCCTATTAAGTAAAATGTATGAGGATGGTTTAATAGAAGAGTTCGATACATATGAATACTTGGAAAAACTTGTTGGCATAGTATCTGATAAAATTAAACGAATCAAGAACGAAATAATTCTAATGCTCGATCAAGATCTCGAACCTTATAGGACTTTGAAGATTAGAGTTCTCGAAAATAGGGATAGCAGGTTTTTATCATGGCTAAAAACAGGAGAATAACAATAACTGTTAAGGGTAAAGAATCATATGATAAATGGACGCTTATACAGTGGATATATGAAATTAAAGATATCTTGGAGGAAGAATATAGTATTGAAATAAGTGTTTGAGAAGAAACTACAAGCCATGAATACCCAATTATTGCTGTTGAAGACATCGATGTATATGAGGGGCTTCCAGGTGAAGAGGGATATTTAATCGAGGTCCTGAAAAAAGTTCTAGACGAGCTTCTCCAGGGGGAAAGGAGAAAGGACAGGGAGATCTGAGATTAATTGAGGGGGAAGCAATAGTATATAATGGAATATTATGGCTAGTCAAGGGTTTTCAGCA
This is a stretch of genomic DNA from Staphylothermus hellenicus DSM 12710. It encodes these proteins:
- a CDS encoding metal ABC transporter ATP-binding protein, which encodes MVSITVENLTAGYGKYIVLKNLSFKHEGPGLIQVLGPNGAGKTTLLRTILGLIKPMEGRITINGEDVTGNPSRVGKYVGYVPQTTGLSEPDYPLTVMELIECCYVLRKPWPRMLVKSREKERIMKILEMVGLPREVWDKNFWDLSGGQKQRGYLARALVHDPLILLMDEPFSNIDPNGRVDLAELIGKLSRNKLVIATSHDPMLLLKYTTKILLVNRETYVYGSPEEVLRKDIAEKIYGKAVLEVREHIHIIDSHR
- a CDS encoding DUF711 family protein — translated: MKPIIRSITVFAYKPKEEAYDEVLESINIAKDMLGIVKKSFEENGYEVFTTRISLPRLSIDLIKKILDSIDVKDTLLSVGAIDVEDIDEELAIDITSRGYYFPIYGLYRNPVEYSYKLSRLIISLADQDPLLATRVSIAYHKDPLETPYFPDSTSSGELGLGIAFLYPHIIKRIIEETHSLKAVEERISQKISGIINTLRNISIGHYRFVVDYSISPWMEKSVVDLIETMGYKLLTPGFNYGVYLLNDLIKNVSRRIGFAKGYNEVMLPYAEDSVLIDAGGKGLLKAHHLLLYTTTCVAGPDMLVVPRDQEKLWRFLLDTYSVWMVKQKPLSTRIIPVSGKPGDKVRLGKFGTAYIIDY
- a CDS encoding YtxH domain-containing protein — encoded protein: MLLKIFRGNIFVHDTYVFINIFTSSLLKEIPFLYAPLSIIDKKKRTRTVEILLSTPTSGEDVRNVLKDKFYDRIERIREEGVDLERAKQLLSNVKSYPSIEYMFRAFPRELLEYFVKNNYIWLIPFKEIYRLITDGKIIEILYRSPILNNRRIVRLRYDQELYELLKTLCIFNNNPRC